A genomic segment from Pediococcus acidilactici encodes:
- a CDS encoding DUF5590 domain-containing protein, with protein sequence MKKSRLKHPFLLIIFIVAASIIGSAAIIFNEINRPIRGDTHVAKTIALDNTDLAKVDRVTRFVYNQTEYTVSGSKKDGTNIFVVIADHGKKITVYPQSAGVSEQAAIKTVEQDSSLKEITSSRFGIVKKRPVWMISYINQKDHLVIKLIDFKTGQEIKHVSTY encoded by the coding sequence ATGAAAAAAAGTAGACTTAAACACCCATTTTTGTTGATTATTTTTATTGTGGCTGCGTCAATTATTGGTTCGGCCGCGATTATCTTTAATGAAATCAACCGGCCCATCCGCGGCGACACGCACGTGGCTAAGACGATTGCGTTGGACAATACTGATTTGGCCAAAGTTGACCGGGTCACCCGGTTTGTTTATAACCAAACCGAATATACTGTTTCAGGATCAAAGAAAGACGGGACGAACATTTTCGTGGTGATTGCTGACCATGGTAAAAAAATCACCGTGTACCCTCAATCAGCCGGAGTGTCCGAACAAGCCGCCATTAAAACTGTTGAACAGGACTCTTCGTTAAAAGAAATCACGTCGAGTCGATTTGGGATTGTCAAGAAGCGTCCGGTATGGATGATTTCGTACATTAACCAGAAGGATCATTTGGTGATTAAGTTGATTGACTTTAAGACGGGACAAGAAATCAAACACGTATCCACGTACTAG